From Xenopus tropicalis strain Nigerian chromosome 3, UCB_Xtro_10.0, whole genome shotgun sequence, the proteins below share one genomic window:
- the tm4sf5 gene encoding transmembrane 4 L6 family member 5, with protein MCTGKCARFLGLSLLPMSLICIIANVLLFFPNAKVVSTDHITLQVWLMGGILGGGLLVLCPSCAAIRAGGKGCCGAGCCGNRCRMLRSVFSSIFGALGGFYCLAVAGTGLSDGPLCLMNGKWRYHFKSLNESYLFNKTSWNDCEEPKNIVLWNIVLFSMLLGFGALEFVLCAIQIVNGLMGVLCGDCRKKNKNDG; from the exons ATGTGCACCGGCAAATGCGCCCGCTTTTTGGGGCTGTCCCTGCTCCCCATGTCCCTGATCTGCATCATCGCCAACGTCCTCCTCTTCTTCCCTAATGCAAAGGTCGTCAGCACCGACCACATCACCCTCCAAGTCTGGCTGATGGGTGGCATCTTGGGAGGTGGCCTCTTG GTGCTGTGTCCGTCCTGCGCTGCAATCCGTGCGGGGGGGAAGGGCTGCTGCGGGGCTGGGTGCTGTGGAAACCGATGCAGG ATGCTCCGCTCAGTCTTCTCCTCCATATTTGGGGCGCTGGGGGGGTTCTACTGCCTGGCAGTAGCCGGGACGGGACTGTCGGATGGACCTTTGTGCCTCATGAATGGGAAGTGGAGGTATCATTTCAAGAGCCTAAA TGAGAGTTACCTGTTCAATAAGACTTCTTGGAATGACTGTGAGGAGCCCAAGAACATTGTCCTGTGGAACATTGTCCTGTTCTCCATGCTCCTTGGGTTCGGTGCCCTGGAGTTTGTCCTCTGTGCCATCCAGATTGTAAACGGACTCATGGGTGTGTTGTGCGGGGACTGCAGGAAGAAGAACAAG AATGACGGCTGA
- the LOC116409525 gene encoding vitelline membrane outer layer protein 1 homolog produces MIIFAVSITILIKVTQTSGKKISVPNGGRQGEWGKMERCPAGTMAKGLSLKVEEPQGFGDDTSLNGIRLHCVRCRFPHDEKSITSDFGPWGTWGPTKWCPYGFLSTFSLRVEEFQGQSDATAANNIKFKCSDNSTLEGDGLPWGRYGALSESCLYGICGIGTKVAKPQGFGDDTGLNDVYFSCCADGDLHK; encoded by the exons ATGATCATCTTCGCTGTTTCCATCACCATTCTCATAAAGGTCACGCAGACAAGTGGCAAAAAAATCTCTGTGCCCAATGGGGGTCGGCAGGGTGAATGGGGCAAAATGGAGAGGTGTCCTGCAGGCACTATGGCCAAAGGTCTCAGCCTTAAG GTGGAAGAGCCACAAGGATTTGGTGACGACACGTCTCTGAACGGGATTAGGCTCCACTGTGTACGATGCCGTTTTCCACATGACGAGAAGTCGATCACCTCTGATTTTGGCCC ATGGGGGACTTGGGGGCCCACAAAGTGGTGCCCATACGGATTCCTCAGCACGTTCTCCTTGAGAGTAGAAGAGTTTCAAGGACAATCAGATGCAACCGCTGCCAACAACATCAAGTTTAAATGCTCGGACAACAGCACGCTGGAAGGAGATGGCCTCCCTTGGGGAAGGTACGGAGCCTTGAGCGAGTCCTGTTTATACGGGATCTGTGGTATTGGGACCAAGGTAGCAAAGCCACAGGGGTTTGGAGATGACACTGGCCTCAATGATGTCTACTTTTCCTGTTGTGCTGATGGAGACTTACATAAGTAA
- the LOC100127707 gene encoding major histocompatibility complex class I antigen precursor, protein MLGRLLLLVCLLVPSVRPAAHTLHYAFTLVSNSAGQSYFVVAFVDDAQIGRYSSDTQKVEPLLDWMKERLEPQHWETMTSWGKHYQNCHTKDMGFFIDRFNNTYGDRGPFIYQVNFACEVHEDGGVSGHEAFAFNGNEFMFFDKGNMRFVPVRREAEVIAQVWNGQQFSAIKHKNHMEQDCVQWMALYLRYGKGRLEKKVQPTVKVFSRESDGATKLHCWVYGFYPRDVDVRWVRNGTEEDSEEHKEILPNPDGTYQIRITLTMQPADVDSYSCHVDHSSVNGTQIYKLPEPDKRGHVIVIACVAVVFIMAVAVVVAAVLKFKRR, encoded by the exons ATGTTGGGACGGCTGCTTctccttgtgtgcctgttggtgCCGAGTGTGAGGCCAG CCGCTCACACCCTGCATTACGCTTTCACCCTCGTCTCCAATTCGGCCGGTCAGTCCTACTTCGTTGTCGCGTTTGTGGACGACGCCCAGATAGGGCGGTACAGCAGTGACACGCAGAAGGTGGAGCCTCTGCTGGACTGGATGAAGGAGCGCCTTGAGCCGCAGCACTGGGAAACCATGACTTCCTGGGGCAAGCATTACCAGAACTGTCACACCAAGGATATGGGCTTCTTTATTGATCGCTTTAACAATACATACG GGGACAGAGGCCCGTTCATCTACCAGGTGAACTTTGCCTGCGAGGTGCACGAGGACGGCGGCGTCAGCGGACACGAGGCCTTTGCCTTCAACGGCAACGAGTTCATGTTCTTCGATAAGGGCAACATGCGGTTCGTCCCGGTGAGACGCGAAGCCGAGGTCATAGCCCAGGTGTGGAACGGGCAGCAGTTCAGCGCCATCAAGCACAAGAACCACATGGAACAGGACTGCGTCCAGTGGATGGCGCTCTATCTGAGATACGGGAAAGGCCGACTGGAGAAGAAAG TTCAGCCCACGGTGAAGGTTTTCAGTCGGGAGTCGGACGGCGCGACTAAGCTTCACTGCTGGGTGTATGGGTTCTATCCCCGAGACGTGGATGTGAGGTGGGTGAGGAACGGGACCGAGGAGGACTCAGAGGAGCACAAAGAGATTCTCCCCAACCCCGACGGTACCTACCAGATCAGAATCACTTTGACCATGCAACCGGCAGACGTCGACTCGTACTCCTGCCACGTCGATCACAGCAGCGTCAATGGGACGCAGATTTACAAACTGCCGG AGCCGGACAAAAGAGGTCACGTCATCGTTATCGCTTGTGTTGCTGTCGTCTTCATTATGGCTGTTGCCGTTGTTGTCGCCGCTGTACTTAAATTTAAAC GTCGATAA
- the LOC116409591 gene encoding vitelline membrane outer layer protein 1 homolog encodes MLRLAPLGLLFCLLRVENGNGERKFIGVNNGGDLGYWSSAEFCPGALKARGFSLKVERRQKIGDDTALNGIKLFCGKDGSYSQDISITSAEGRHFIVRVSVLHSERGGAFSGRSLRWGKWTEPKWCSHGFLTQFALKHEDNFLVNDYTAANNILFRCSKGSELEGDGESWGAYGDWSATCAAGFSGIQTRVEEDQGKFNDDTSLNDVMFSC; translated from the exons ATGCTGAGGCTGGCACCCTTGGGGCTTCTTTTCTGCCTTCTCAGAGTTGAAAATGGCAATGGGGAGCGGAAGTTCATCGGCGTCAACAATGGCGGTGACCTGGGTTATTGGAGTTCTGCAGAATTCTGTCCAGGTGCCTTGAAAGCGAGAGGCTTCAGTTTGAAG GTGGAGAGAAGGCAGAAGATTGGAGATGATACGGCACTCAATGGAATCAAGCTCTTCTGCGGGAAGGATGGGAGCTACTCTCAGGATATCTCCATCACTTCCGCAGAGGGAAG gcactttattgtcCGCGTGTCAGTTTTGCACAGTGAAAGGGGCGGAGCATTCTCGGGGCGGTCGTTACG GTGGGGAAAATGGACAGAACCCAAATGGTGCTCACATGGATTTCTGACACAATTCGCCCTAAAACATGAAGATAACTTCTTAGTAAACGATTACACAGCGGCCAACAACATTTTGTTCCGCTGCTCCAAAGGGTCAGAGCTGGAGGGCGACGGCGAGTCCTGGGGCGCCTATGGCGACTGGAGCGCAACCTGCGCGGCTGGATTTTCCGGCATTCAAACCAGAGTCGAAGAGGATCAAGGAAAGTTCAACGACGACACGTCGCTCAACGATGTCATGTTCTCCTGCTAA